The genomic stretch CGCGCCTGGAGGTCACCCAGGCGCTCCGAAGCTTCCTGGACCTTCTCCTCCAGGTCCCGTAGCCAGGCCGTCGTCATCACCTTCCTCCGATCGGGGCGCTCAGTCGGACGGTCGACCATGGGCCTCGAGCGCTTCGGTCGCGGTCGAGGCGAGCTTGGCGAAGGCCTCCGGCTCGCGCACGGCGAGATCGGCCAGCATCTTGCGGTCGAGATGGCTGCCGGCCTTCTTCAAGCCGTCCATGAACCGGCTGTAGGACAGGCC from bacterium encodes the following:
- the rplT gene encoding 50S ribosomal protein L20 codes for the protein RIAKQAVDRALAFSYRDRRQRKRQFRRLWIARINAAARVNGLSYSRFMDGLKKAGSHLDRKMLADLAVREPEAFAKLASTATEALEAHGRPSD